CAGACAGCCGCCCAGGGTCAATCACACTTTCAATCTACTTCTCGTCAGCTGTCAACGTCGACAGTGGCTACAGCAACAGGTCCTGAGAAACAAGGATCAAGTCAGGGGTTTATTCCGTATAGGCCTTTTGTAGCAGAGACAGTCCCTGTCAACCCGACAGGGCAACGGTCTATCGGAAGTACTCAAACGTACAAGCCGTTCAGGCCACTTTCCATGCAGATGCCTCTGCAACAGGGTCAACTGCGTGGTGCGCCATTTGGGCCTATCCATAGCCCGCAACCTATGCAAACTCCGCCCACTTTACCCATGCGAGAACCGCCGTCAATCTCAAGCTCAACACTTCCCACGCGCTCTGTTTCTGGAACTGCAGTACCGGGTATTCTTACTTCAGGGCACGATGCAAACAAAGGCCTTCCACTGGATAGAGGACTACCCGGCCAGCGTTTCCAGGGCACCACTCATACAGGACCTACCACCAGCAGGGGCCTTTCGAGCGCTGTTCTGCCGACTATTCCCAGGCCAGTTCAACCGGCTCATCCACCGGGGCCAGCATCGATGCGCGACCTTCCTACAGTGTCCGAACCCCCGGGAGACAGATTTGCTACTTTCCAGCCGTTTCAAACATCAATACAGAATACCGGTATCTCCGTTAAACCAGTACCTCCTGCGTCCACCACAAGCAGGAACCTACCCACCCAGCCAACAAGCGGTGCACCAGCTGCCGTGAACATTGCAGTCTCAGCCTCAACAGCTCGCAGCATAAATGGACCACCTCCAATGCCAAATAGCTCAAGCGGACCAATTATGCCTCCAAAGCCTATGCCATACGGACGCCCTCCAATCCCAGCAGCCACTGCACCTAGAGGTCCACCGTCGAACATCCAGAATCAACCTCCAATGCCCAGTTCTCTAGGTGCCACTCGTCCTCCAGGTCCTACGACGACCAGGAGCCTTCccccatcctcgtcaacTATTCAGCCACATCCCCCACCAAAGCCAAGACCTCCGATGCGGTCCTCGATATCTAGTCCTCCAAGTGCACAACCCCCAGGTCCTACACCTATATCGCGcggaccaccaccaggaccGCCGCCAAACCCTGGCCCTAGAGGTGCAGCACCATCAAGGCCAGAACCTCCAAGGCCAGAACCATCAATACCACTGGCCAAGGCGCCACCACCGCGCCCCATGCCTCCAAGCGCCCCAGTTCCCGCCCCTTCCACTACTCGCGGACTCCAAACAGGCCCAAAACCGCCTCCAAAACCACCGGGAATCCTCAAAAAGTTATTCGGCTCATCAACGGGTCCATCATCGGGGCCTACCAGAGGTctaccgccgccgccaccaccaccaccaccagcagcgccCATCGGCCGCGGAATGCCTAAACCCGGCCCAGGTACCGGCCAATATACACCCTACCCCGGACCTACCGGAAGCAAGCAgtcgcagccacagccaaaaccaccactccctcctcccacgaGGGAAAGTCCAGTGTACCATCCATCCCCGCATGCGAATGACGCCGGTAAGGGTAAGGATATGGGCTGGAAACACACGGGCTCACGAGGATTCCACCAGCCCCATACCAGCATGGGACCGGGGGATGGATATCAAAAGGACCGGGGCCTTAATTCGCTTTATTTTTCAGACCACCCGATTCCACCCCTAATTCTGCAGTCACAGGGACAGGGTCCGCCTGATTATATGCAATTacaggctcaggctcaggcacaggcacaggcacaggcacaggttcagactcagactcagacaCAAGCACAGTTACAAACGCAGGTACAAACACAGATCCAAGGACCCATACAACCTGTACCCGGAAACGCAGATGAGAAGCCCAAAGAGAACGAATCCTCAGGCTCAAGCTCTACAATCAAAATAGCAGCCGGTGTCGCAGTCGGCGCTGCTATCGGCGGTTTAGCCACGGGTGCGATTGTGGGTGCGCtgcaggaggagaatgaaGGCGAAAGCAAGGAACCCAAGGACCCCAAGGAGAACGAAGAACCCTTGCAATCGGGATCAGAGAGTAACAGTTCGGTGTCTGGTTCTGTGGCTGGTGAGGATATTCCTCGAGATATTCCGCCATCTAATGAggttgctggtggtggtggggatATTGACCCTGAAGATCCAAGTCAGTGGGAGAGAGTGGCTGAAATCGAGACGGAGACGGGCTCTACGAGTGGGGGTAGCTCTGTATCTACGCCGGTCTCGGGTTCGTCGTCTGAGAATGAGGGGGGgagtgatgaagatgaaggtggttATACCGGTGGgtatgatgaggatgacgatggggGTGTCTATGAGCGTGGCTATGATCCAGACCATGAGTATCAACATGTTGAGGATGGTGATAGACACTATGGCGGGGATGATGGACACTACGACGGGTATGACCAAGATGTCGACGGTGACGGCTATGAACATGGTGAAAATGATGACGCCCAATATCCTGACGGCCAAGACGGAACTTACGATGAGTATGACAACGACAACTACGATGCACAGGAGACTGCCGATCGCCAAGATGACCCGAAGGACGAAATCCAGGTCGATGTGACTGGTCAGACAGACTCTGGGGATGAATATGAAGGTGGCGACGCAGACGATTATCAGTACGAGGACGGATGGGGAGACGGTGACGACACGGGCGATCaaggagaggatgaggatgcaaACTACACCTACGAGGGAGAGAATGAAAATCAGGAGGAAGGATACCCTGACGAATGTCAAGGTGAATATGGCACTAATGAGAAtggggatgacgatgatgaagaggaggaagaagaagaagaagcgggcgGGCAAAGTTACGACAGCGATGATAATCAGAAACAGGGAGAAGATTGGGACTACGAATATCAGGGCGAGTACAATGGtcaggatggagatggcagcgaagaagaggaagaaggtcagACTTACCAGAGCGAGGATGAACATCAAGAGGGAGAACACTCGGACTACGAATACCAGATTCAATATGACCAtgatgagggtgagggtgatgaagaagaagatcacgAAAGTGAGGAAGAGCAACAGACTGGAGACTACGACGGGGGTGAAAGCGAAGAGCAGGAGACGGAGTATGTCAACCACGAATATGATTATAACGAGAATaacggcgacgaagaggacagtgatgacgatgatgatgacgaaggcgaaggcgaagaatatCAGGGTGAATACCAGACGGACTATCAACAATATCAACCCGAGTACCAGGTCGAATACCAGGAGCCTGAAGTTGAGTATGAACCTGAACCAGAATATCAGGTCTACTACGAGCCCGAATACCAGCCAGAGTATCAAGAGCAGTATCAGGCAGATTACGAGCCGGAATACCAGCCAACATATGAACCCGAGTATCAGGTTGAATATCAACAGGAGTACCAGCCTGAATATCAACAGGAGTACCAGCCTGAGTACCAGTATGAAGAACAGGCTGACTACGGGGACTACGGTGGTTATGAGGACGAAGGCTATGGTTATGAGGAGTATTAGATTGGGAAACGCTTAGGATGTTCTTCAATTATTACATGTATGGGCTTATAATGGATATTTTGTAGCAGTGTTTATAGAACACCATCtactcctctccctccaagCCTGAAGTATATGCAATACCGTTACCCCTCGGAATATACCTGTCCCTTTTAGAGAATGTGCTTTGAACTGGCAGGGCCCTAAATGGGCGGCCCATGTTTTATGCAAATGCCCGATATTGAATAAATCTTCCAGCGGTTAGGCCGTAATATGGCCACCTACAATCAGgatattcttatttattatttatataccatACTCTATGGACTAGGCTGTCAAAGGGCCTGGTGTTTATGGCCAAATAGGCTTCCACTTGTACCCTGAACCAAGCAACTCTGGTTAGCCAGGACTAGGAAAGCAGATAGTCTGCTAACAACGGCTTTACTAATACTTCAGCGGTAGAAATGATAATTATGAACAGATATGTGGCATGATATCAGTGCCGTCCCGGGTGTGGAAATCATGACTTCATGACTTGAACGCATTAGTTGATAACGGGCCACCTTATATTCTCCAACCAACTAATTGTATTTTTATGCGCGAGGGACTTCCATGCTAATGCTGATTGAGTCCGACCTTCATTAGCATCTGCTTCAGCCTCAGCAGTGTCATTACTTAAACTTATTTACAAAGTCCAACAGATCGTTGTCTACAGTTCTAGGATGAGTACTGTTGAGGAAGTGAGTACCGCCGTCCACGGCCACCAGGCGAGCATCTGGCGACCGAGTGAATAGTGCAATCTCCTCGGCTGCATTCGCAATAGTATAAATTCCGTCTGCGCTTCCCTATACACTACGTTAGCTCTACCCAGTTTGTCACTGCCAGTCTGTCACTGCCAGTGCTGGCTGGCATACCTGTAACCACAGTACTGGGCACCGGACATCTGATAGTCTTGAATGCAGGCTGTCCCGTTGTGTTAGATTAGCTGTAACCATGCGAATCCGGCGACGGCCCTCGTTGCCCTGGTAATTCATCTTAATCACGGCACTCCAGAAATCATGCTCTGCAGCCATGTGGTTATCGAAACTGGCTTTGATAAGCATATCGCAGAAGGCATCGGGGAGTCGGAAGTCTGCAGTTTGCTGCTCAGATTCCCACTGCTTCAAAAAGGGGCCAAGGACACCCGGACCATCCCAGCATCCTAGCTGGCGAGATCTATCAGACTCGGAATCCAGTGAGGTTCCAAGCAGGATTATGCCCAGGATCTAATCATATTAGCGAGGAATCGTAGAATACAGTTAAAGTGTTAGATACCTTATCTGGCCGCAGCAGGGCCATCATCGCAGCAATCCACCCGCCCTGACTCGTCCCTAGTATAAATGCCTTATCAATCTCAAGCGCGTCTAGGACTTGGAGGTTCATCTCAGCACTGTCCCAGTAAGTCCAGCTTTCGCGTGATGTCCGCGTCTGGCCATGCCCAAGGGGCTCGATTGACAACAGGTTCATGCTATCTGTTAACCTCTTGTCATTATACTGCGGCCGGAACAGCTCGGAACAGGTGGTGAATGAATTAACAAGCACTACTGTCGGTTTAGTACTGTCGTACGACCGCGGCATCTGATACGCAACATCAATGCCTCCGAGGTGAGGAACGCGGATGGTCTCAGTGTTAGGCATTATGAAGACTCGTAGGTATCAATAGAGATATTTGTTAAAGTGTAGTCAAGGTGGACGTTAGAAATATCATCATGATATCTCTACCAGGGTTGACATGCGGGGTTCGTTTCCGTTGTTTCCGTGTGGCGATTCGTCTTAAAGCAGTAATGTCTATTGACTGGGCCGGGTTTGACCATAACGGCTTTTCCAACTATGCGGTACATGGTGTCACCTGTTGTGGTTCTGTTGGGTTGGTCTGTTGTCTCTTTGCACGGATGATTCGGTTATATATTTATCGTAGTGAACCCGACTCTTTACTTCTAGTCTACAGCACGCTACTTGATGGTAATATCAACACTATTGTTCAACTCGTTCGGAAAACTACCCAGCGCTCGGTCTATTGCCCACAATGTACTGGTGTTGCTCCAGGGAGGAAGGAATGACTGGGATTCGGTCCATCGTGCCTGCCTTACCAATGATGTTTATATAGTAGCTACATCGAAAGTGCGACCACTGTCTATCTTGAATGGGAAGGAGAAATTGACCGGTCGTTCCTTCTTTATTAGCATATGATTAATTAGGAAGGTGCGATTAACTACTGCGCAACGAGGAAGGGACAATTGTGGCTACATTTTTATAGAAAGTGCAATAAATGTGGCAGTTTAGAATTGACAAGGATAAGACAATTGACCTGTCGCAGCTCTCGTCTATCTTTGGTTACTCTAGCTATATACGCTGTTAACATATAATGCCTACAAATGGTCTGGTAGTCTTCAAATAACTTCTGCACATCTGTGCCTCTTTCCCAGCCTTGGACTCCCATATATCCAACCTCAAAGTACATATCGACTAAGATCGAATTAGTAAAAGACTGGCAGAAATGGAATCAACACTCACAATGTCAAATTCTCCTTATCAGTCAAATCCATCTGGCTATTATCCACAACCTGCGCGACGTGCGTGCCGTCGGAATCGGTCGTCTCGACAAGACCGTTCGTAACCACTTGATCGGCGGCCTGGAGTGCGTCTCGCCGTTTGTTCTCGCGGCTTAGGTGGATTCGCAGTGTTATGATTATTATTGAGGGCAGGATTGCGGCGATCTTAGGTTGGTCAGACTAACAGGCCTTTTTGTTCTTGGGATGGATTAGTTGGATGACTTACCACTAGGATTATGATCCATGTTGGTTTATACCGGGGCTGAATTATTGATCAATATATAATAGGTATATCGAGGATTTGTTGATAGAGTCTCACCTTCCATTCCGGCCTGAACAGCTGTGGTGAGATGATATTTCCCAGGCCGTACCCGACATGATATAAGGCAATCACTGTTGTCTTTTTCGTATGTCCGGCCGATGCATTCGCAGCCCAGACCATAACCACGGCGTATGGAATACCAGCTGTTGAGCGGATCCATGTCGCTGATATGAGTCCCCAGCGGTTGGACCAGGGGAGTGCTGGTCCAGTTAGACTTCCGTTCATTGAGCTCGGAGACGGAACATACCTAGTAGGAGAATACTAGAGAGTATAGCTGGAATGTATGCAACCAGCGAAATCCACGCGCGGCAGTTCTACTTCATTAGCATATTTCGATAGATAAAGGATGGGACATACCTTGGTACGATATAGAACGATAGCCGCAATTCCTAGCGAAAAGAACGAAACGACTCCAGAGACCATTCCTAGCAGCGTCGTCTGCAGCACAGTAAATCCGAAAGAGTTAATGATGAGAGAGTACTGGTTCGTCAACCCGTTGGCCATTTCCTGGGACCATGCGTGCAGGAAAAAGAGCCATGTTTTGGGGTCTTGCAGTGCTTCAATGAACCTATTCCGGTTAGAATATATACCCAGACTTTAAAAGGTTGCGGTACGCACTGATATCTCTTGAACGTCTTCTGCTCGATACCTGAATGGTTCTCCTTGATCCGCAGAATCGCCTGGGCGCGCTCTTCGTGGGTTAGGAATTTGGCATTGACGGGGCTATCTGGGAAAAAGATCCAGACGATCACGCCAAATATCACCGTAAGAAGACTGGTAATTACTGGGACATGTTAGAAAAATAACTTGGATTGGAAGAGTTGCTGACCCATAAACCACTTCCACGGCGCGAAATTGCCTGTATCGATCCACAGGACGCCGTATGATAACAGTCCCGAGGTGATCGGGCTTGCATTTCCAATCGACCACATAATCGGCATGATGACTGACTGTTCGCCGTATGTGAAGAACATGGACATGATCAGGAGAAATGCAGGGACGATGCAGGCCTCCGCCAGCCCTAGGAAGAACCGGACCACGAAGAGGGAGGCAAAGCTGTTGCACGGCGCGTGGAGGAGAATAATAAATCCCCTGACTGGGTTAGCTTAGGTTTTCATTTTCAGGAAAAGGCGCACCATATGATTAAATTCCCAGCAAGCCATTTTCCAACTGGGAACCGCTGCAACGCCCAGTTCTGCGGCCATTCCGCCAGGAGATATCCAAAGTagaagatggaagacagcCAGTTGTACTGATTCGAATTTAAATGTGCATCGTCCATAATCCCCAGAATTGCAGAGCTTCCTAGCTGCTTATTGTTATTATCGGATCGTTGTCCAAGGCGAGAGCTACGTACAGTTTGCTTATCCACATACATCAGATGGTATCCAACGCAGAGAAACGGGATAATCCGCCACAGACATTTGTTCCGTATCGCTGTCGCCTGTTCCGGCGTTGGGTCTGAGACCTGGATTTTGGAAAAGAGCTTGAAACTCTCATCTGCGAACTGTGCAGGGACTTTAAGCCCGTCGTTGAGCTCATCGCTGCCATCGGGCTCTGTGGTCGCTTCAGCCCCGGATTTAACATTCCCAGACATGACAGGCAGTTCACAGCGTAGCTACTGAGTGTCGAGGAGAGCTGGGATTTCTAAATTCTTCATCGGCTCCATCTCGGTATGGGCGGCCATACCCTAAATACGTACCGCAGCTATTGCGCCATGGTTTCTCCAGCTGTCACCTTGACAGGATGGGGTACACCGGAGACAGTCCGACGAGAAGGACGGTCGCCGACATAGATTGCttgatggagaagaactCCGAATAGAAGCATTGGTTACACAATGCGCAAAGGGGCGCTTAAAGCACGCGTGGATTCGCAATCGCGGCACTGCTGACGTGCTTGTTTGAGCGACAACGTCTCCAACTAGACCTGACAGGATATTGGGGTGTTGATCTTGATAAGCAGCCTCCCCTCTTCTCGGTAGCTCTTTTTTGTTCTCGGATTATAGTTGTGAGTTGGGTGTTCTGCGACATAATGGCCGCCAACGACACAGTCCGGGTTCTCATAGCTGGAGCAGGAATCGGCGGACTCGCAACTGCGATTTCTCTGTCGCGCGTAGCCGCAATTCCGAATATTAATATCCAGCTCTATGAACAGGCaccagagctgctggaaaTCGGAGCCAGCATTGCGCTTAGTCCCAATGTGAGGCTCTCCGTCTCCCAGATACAAATCCACATCGTCTAATCAACATGTCGCATAGGGAATGCGCACTCTAGAGAAGCTCGGCGTGCACAATGCACTCACCGATGAAGTCGGCTTTAGAGGTCCAAGTGGGATTCCTCAGATATATCGGTGTGCATTTCCTGCTCCTGTACCTCTGCAGTACGATATACTGACTTCTGTGAAGACACTGGAAAACGAACCAGGTCGTCTCAGTGGATACGCACAGAAACGTCCCTGATCCCCGTCATCACACTACGCGCTTCCATCGGGGCCATTTGCATGCTGCCCTGCTGGAGCATGTCCCGCGGGAGTCTATCCACCTAGGCAAGAAGCTGGTGCGCGCGGAGGCAAGTGAACAGGGTGTATCTCTGTATTTCGAAGACGGGACGACTGCGCATGGGGATATCCTCATTGGAGCTG
This sequence is a window from Aspergillus puulaauensis MK2 DNA, chromosome 6, nearly complete sequence. Protein-coding genes within it:
- a CDS encoding uncharacterized protein (COG:G;~EggNog:ENOG410QDJD;~InterPro:IPR011701,IPR036259;~PFAM:PF07690;~TransMembrane:10 (i116-134o146-164i171-195o207-227i239-259o343-364i371-391o397-421i433-452o464-484i);~go_function: GO:0022857 - transmembrane transporter activity [Evidence IEA];~go_process: GO:0055085 - transmembrane transport [Evidence IEA]), encoding MSGNVKSGAEATTEPDGSDELNDGLKVPAQFADESFKLFSKIQVSDPTPEQATAIRNKCLWRIIPFLCVGYHLMYVDKQTVRSSRLGQRSDNNNKQLGSSAILGIMDDAHLNSNQYNWLSSIFYFGYLLAEWPQNWALQRFPVGKWLAGNLIIWGFIILLHAPCNSFASLFVVRFFLGLAEACIVPAFLLIMSMFFTYGEQSVIMPIMWSIGNASPITSGLLSYGVLWIDTGNFAPWKWFMVITSLLTVIFGVIVWIFFPDSPVNAKFLTHEERAQAILRIKENHSGIEQKTFKRYQFIEALQDPKTWLFFLHAWSQEMANGLTNQYSLIINSFGFTVLQTTLLGMVSGVVSFFSLGIAAIVLYRTKNCRAWISLVAYIPAILSSILLLALPWSNRWGLISATWIRSTAGIPYAVVMVWAANASAGHTKKTTVIALYHVGYGLGNIISPQLFRPEWKPRYKPTWIIILVIAAILPSIIIITLRIHLSRENKRRDALQAADQVVTNGLVETTDSDGTHVAQVVDNSQMDLTDKENLTFRYVL
- a CDS encoding uncharacterized protein (COG:S;~EggNog:ENOG410PXNR;~InterPro:IPR029058), whose amino-acid sequence is MATAEQDQVGTRLLCLTDPRDSTKYTEAKAVDVVAVYGLDAAGGGTSWTTPDGTRWLRDLLPGDIPCARVLAFLYDAEALFSRFPTHVESVARSMLSALAMSRRDVPSTRPLVLVGHGFGGLVVEAVVNYALAHEAFSDIKVCLKKVVFLSTPQRSPPEIPWKTLLVNSAKDSLYGPNSSKIVDINILTSIERNAQSFQKVRAEFRKHAISLKLKILTCYEDILTPPQQSCTVTEFCATLALKAEKVHRMRGCNHLFTSRFSDREDENYRAIISAIKKVVKELITPVPGQTLHTTLQQQKGLSSNISPSTSLVNVSASVHSPAELPQLPEVLVQQHTFAPVDISQPEAAVPDSRPNHPRSLSTSIVTGTAASAAARLSSSDITHPVVNPQRPSLPSSLSIQAPTRHLSLSGIGHDAVPQPNTIPDILKPRPASVYTQTAAQGQSHFQSTSRQLSTSTVATATGPEKQGSSQGFIPYRPFVAETVPVNPTGQRSIGSTQTYKPFRPLSMQMPLQQGQLRGAPFGPIHSPQPMQTPPTLPMREPPSISSSTLPTRSVSGTAVPGILTSGHDANKGLPLDRGLPGQRFQGTTHTGPTTSRGLSSAVLPTIPRPVQPAHPPGPASMRDLPTVSEPPGDRFATFQPFQTSIQNTGISVKPVPPASTTSRNLPTQPTSGAPAAVNIAVSASTARSINGPPPMPNSSSGPIMPPKPMPYGRPPIPAATAPRGPPSNIQNQPPMPSSLGATRPPGPTTTRSLPPSSSTIQPHPPPKPRPPMRSSISSPPSAQPPGPTPISRGPPPGPPPNPGPRGAAPSRPEPPRPEPSIPLAKAPPPRPMPPSAPVPAPSTTRGLQTGPKPPPKPPGILKKLFGSSTGPSSGPTRGLPPPPPPPPPAAPIGRGMPKPGPGTGQYTPYPGPTGSKQSQPQPKPPLPPPTRESPVYHPSPHANDAGKGKDMGWKHTGSRGFHQPHTSMGPGDGYQKDRGLNSLYFSDHPIPPLILQSQGQGPPDYMQLQAQAQAQAQAQAQVQTQTQTQAQLQTQVQTQIQGPIQPVPGNADEKPKENESSGSSSTIKIAAGVAVGAAIGGLATGAIVGALQEENEGESKEPKDPKENEEPLQSGSESNSSVSGSVAGEDIPRDIPPSNEVAGGGGDIDPEDPSQWERVAEIETETGSTSGGSSVSTPVSGSSSENEGGSDEDEGGYTGGYDEDDDGGVYERGYDPDHEYQHVEDGDRHYGGDDGHYDGYDQDVDGDGYEHGENDDAQYPDGQDGTYDEYDNDNYDAQETADRQDDPKDEIQVDVTGQTDSGDEYEGGDADDYQYEDGWGDGDDTGDQGEDEDANYTYEGENENQEEGYPDECQGEYGTNENGDDDDEEEEEEEEAGGQSYDSDDNQKQGEDWDYEYQGEYNGQDGDGSEEEEEGQTYQSEDEHQEGEHSDYEYQIQYDHDEGEGDEEEDHESEEEQQTGDYDGGESEEQETEYVNHEYDYNENNGDEEDSDDDDDDEGEGEEYQGEYQTDYQQYQPEYQVEYQEPEVEYEPEPEYQVYYEPEYQPEYQEQYQADYEPEYQPTYEPEYQVEYQQEYQPEYQQEYQPEYQYEEQADYGDYGGYEDEGYGYEEY
- a CDS encoding alpha/beta fold hydrolase (COG:S;~EggNog:ENOG410PJGK;~InterPro:IPR000073,IPR029058,IPR000639;~PFAM:PF12146,PF00561,PF12697;~go_function: GO:0003824 - catalytic activity [Evidence IEA]) — translated: MPNTETIRVPHLGGIDVAYQMPRSYDSTKPTVVLVNSFTTCSELFRPQYNDKRLTDSMNLLSIEPLGHGQTRTSRESWTYWDSAEMNLQVLDALEIDKAFILGTSQGGWIAAMMALLRPDKILGIILLGTSLDSESDRSRQLGCWDGPGVLGPFLKQWESEQQTADFRLPDAFCDMLIKASFDNHMAAEHDFWSAVIKMNYQGNEGRRRIRMVTANLTQRDSLHSRLSDVRCPVLWLQGSADGIYTIANAAEEIALFTRSPDARLVAVDGGTHFLNSTHPRTVDNDLLDFVNKFK